Proteins from a single region of Nomascus leucogenys isolate Asia chromosome 2, Asia_NLE_v1, whole genome shotgun sequence:
- the HAVCR2 gene encoding hepatitis A virus cellular receptor 2: MFSHLPFDCVLLLLLLLLTRSSEVEYIVEVGQNAYLPCSYIPAAPGNLVPVCWGKGACPVFDCGNVVLRTDERDVNYRTSSRYWLNGDFHKGDVSLTIENVTLADSGIYCCRIEIPGIMNDEKFNLKLVIKPAKVTPAPTLQRDFTATFPRMLTTRGHGPAETQTLGSLPDINLTQISTLANELWDSGLANELWDPGATIRIGIYIGAGISAGLALALIFGALIFKWYSHSKEKIQNLSLISLANLPPSGLANAVAEGIRSEENIYTIEENVYEVEAPNEYYCYVSNGQQPSQPLGCRFAMP; this comes from the exons ATGTTTTCACATCTTCCCTTTGACTGtgtcctgctgctgctgttgctgctactTACAA GGTCCTCAGAAGTGGAATACATAGTGGAGGTGGGTCAGAATGCCTATCTTCCCTGCTCCTACATCCCAGCTGCCCCAGGGAACCTCGTGCCCGTATGCTGGGGCAAAGGAGCCTGTCCTGTGTTTGACTGTGGCAATGTGGTGCTCAGGACTGATGAAAGGGATGTGAATTATCGGACATCCAGCAGATACTGGCTAAATGGGGATTTCCACAAAGGAGATGTGTCCCTGACCATAGAGAATGTGACTCTAGCAGACAGTGGGATCTACTGCTGCCGGATCGAAATCCCAGGCATAATGAATGATGAAAAATTTAACCTGAAGTTGGTCATCAAACCAG CCAAGGTCACCCCTGCACCGACTCTGCAGAGAGACTTTACTGCAACCTTTCCAAGGATGCTTACCACCAGGGGACATGGCCCAG CAGAGACACAGACACTGGGGAGCCTCCCTGATATAAATCTAACA CAAATATCCACATTGGCCAATGAGTTATGGGACTCTGGATTGGCCAATGAGTTATGGGACCCTGGAGCAACAATCAGAATAGGCATCTACATCGGAGCAGGGATCTCTGCTGGCCTGGCTCTGGCTCTTATCTTCGGCgctttaattttcaaat GGTATTCTCATAGCAAAGAGAAGATACAGAATTTAAG CCTCATCTCTTTGGCCAACCTCCCTCCCTCAGGTTTGGCAAATGCAGTAGCAGAGGGAATTCGCTCAGAAGAAAACATCTATACCATTGAGGAGAACGTATATGAAGTGGAGGCGCCCAATGAGTATTATTGCTATGTCAGCAATGGGCAGCAACCCTCACAACCTTTGGGTTGTCGCTTTGCAATGCCATAG